The region GCAGATTCTATCGGCTGAGCAACACCCTGATGCAGACCGTTTGCGTGTGTGCAAAGTAGATGCTGGCACTGGCCAAGAATTGCAAATTGTGTGCGGCGCCCCTAATGCTCGCGCAGGAATTAAGATTCCATGCGCTATGGTCGGCGCTGAATTACCTCCAGCGGAAGCTGGTGGTAAGCCCTTCATGATTAAGGTTGGCAAGCTTCGTGGCGTAGAAAGCCAAGGCATGTTGTGCTCAGGTCGTGAACTCGGCTTAGGTGATGATCATGAAGGCATTCTTGAATTGCCTCAAGATGCTCCCGTTGGAAAAGATATCCGCGAATATCTGGATCTTGATGATCAAATTTTTGTTATTAAGTTAACTCCGAATAAAGCGGACTGTTTGTCTTTGTTGGGAATGGCAAGAGAAGTTTCTGCTATTACTGGTGCGGATTTATGTGCTCCCAAATGGAGCGTTCCAGCTAAAGCTATTGATGAAAAACTCAAAGTTACAGTTGAAAACACTGATCTTTGTGGCCGTTTTGCTGGACGTGTAATTCGTGGTGTAAATCCGCAGGCTAAAACACCTGAGTGGATTGTGAAGCGCTTATCTCGCGCTGGTCAAAGAAGTATTTCTGCATTAGTTGACCTCTCCAACTATGTGATGCTGGAAATGGGTCAGCCTACTCATGTATTTGATATTGATAAGTTAAATGGCGACATTACTGTTCGCTGGGCGAAAGTAGGCGAAACTCTTGAGCTCCTGAATGGTCAGACAGTCACCTTGCAGGGTCCTGATTCAGCTGGAAAGTTACAAGACGCAGGCGTAGTTGCTGATCAGTCTGGCCCAGTAGCGCTTGCAGGCATTATGGGTGGCAACCATTGCGCGGTTAGCGATGACACCAAGAATATCTATGTAGAGGCCGCTTATTGGCTTCCTTCTGCAATTCAGGGGCGTGCTCGCCGTTTTAATTTCAGTACTGATGCAGCCCATCGCTTTGAACGCGGTGTTGATCCGCAAAATACAGTTAATTGTTTGGAGTACCTTAGCTCCTTAATTATTGAAGTATGCGGTGGTCAAGCAGGACCAATAGACGATCAAATCTTAAATGTTCCAGAGCGTAAGCCTGTTCGTATGCGCTTAACTCGCGCTCAAAAAGTAATCGGCATCCCTCTGACAAATGAAATTGTTGCAGATGTCTTCAAACGCCTTGGCTTTGAATTTAAGCAAGAGGGCGATGCATTTATTGTGACACCACCGAGCTATCGGTTTGATATCGAAATCGAAGAAGATTTGATCGAAGAAGTGGCTCGCATGTATGGCTTCGAAAATATTCCAGATCAACCGCCAGTGGCATCATTAAAAATGAGTGCCAAGGCAGAAGCGAAGCGGGGCATTCATTTATTGCGCCAGCGTTTAGCTCTACAAGGTTATCAAGAGGCAGTGAATTTTGGCTTTACTGATCTTGAAAGCGAACGACGCTTAATGGGCGTCTCCGAAAAAGACGTTATTGCTGTTCTAAACCCGATTGCCAATCAATATGGCGTGATGCGAAGCACCTTATGGGGTGGCTTGTTAACTAACCTGAAAGCCAATTTAAATCGTGGTGCAGGGCGTGTTCGTCTATTTGAAACTGGCCGTGTATTTAATCGTGATGCCAATGTTCAGGAAGAGGCTAGCAAAGTAGCCGGTTATAACCAACCACAAAAAATTGGTGGCTTAGCTTACGGTTCATTTGTTCCAGAACAGTGGGCCAATGCTACAAGGGCAGTAG is a window of Polynucleobacter asymbioticus QLW-P1DMWA-1 DNA encoding:
- the pheT gene encoding phenylalanine--tRNA ligase subunit beta — protein: MQFSESWLRQYVNPSLDSDALGHAMTMAGLEVEEQHSFAPAFTKIVIAQILSAEQHPDADRLRVCKVDAGTGQELQIVCGAPNARAGIKIPCAMVGAELPPAEAGGKPFMIKVGKLRGVESQGMLCSGRELGLGDDHEGILELPQDAPVGKDIREYLDLDDQIFVIKLTPNKADCLSLLGMAREVSAITGADLCAPKWSVPAKAIDEKLKVTVENTDLCGRFAGRVIRGVNPQAKTPEWIVKRLSRAGQRSISALVDLSNYVMLEMGQPTHVFDIDKLNGDITVRWAKVGETLELLNGQTVTLQGPDSAGKLQDAGVVADQSGPVALAGIMGGNHCAVSDDTKNIYVEAAYWLPSAIQGRARRFNFSTDAAHRFERGVDPQNTVNCLEYLSSLIIEVCGGQAGPIDDQILNVPERKPVRMRLTRAQKVIGIPLTNEIVADVFKRLGFEFKQEGDAFIVTPPSYRFDIEIEEDLIEEVARMYGFENIPDQPPVASLKMSAKAEAKRGIHLLRQRLALQGYQEAVNFGFTDLESERRLMGVSEKDVIAVLNPIANQYGVMRSTLWGGLLTNLKANLNRGAGRVRLFETGRVFNRDANVQEEASKVAGYNQPQKIGGLAYGSFVPEQWANATRAVDFFDVKGDLERVLDPLHFVTEAAQHPALHPGRSAKIFLTTAKNRVEVGFIGELHPGLQQAYELPQAPVLFELELDPIRELGLPVPEELSKFPAVQRDLAVVVKQNVSAQSLLDAMSATKQQFVRGIELFDEFKPKAGSSSMADDEKSLAFRVTLLNPVETLQDPQIDAVMASLLGAVEKKCAARLR